Proteins from a genomic interval of Drosophila gunungcola strain Sukarami chromosome X unlocalized genomic scaffold, Dgunungcola_SK_2 000023F, whole genome shotgun sequence:
- the LOC128260416 gene encoding C-type lectin 37Db-like: protein MLQLSSLLCGLLIVLIVLALQGSLVDSQDRSAPYPSLDNYHTILARLEAIEAGQAAMKRSLNNVDARMLVKLEAIENTLARIVRQQAAIQATPLSNHSKIDSRAVPPNFEGIAGRYFYIERSLVTTWASAVATCRDMGGSLATFRNETELNEVRKHLPNGSSYWLGLNDRKKEGEFVSAASGKPAKYFKWFQNEPSNTGNYQHCVSFYNGEMYDIACDEYLYFICQDTE, encoded by the coding sequence ATGCTGCAGCTTTCATCGCTTTTGTGCGGTCTGCTAATAGTCCTAATAGTCCTTGCCCTGCAAGGATCTCTTGTAGACTCCCAGGATAGGAGCGCACCCTACCCGTCCTTGGACAATTACCATACGATCCTCGCCAGGCTGGAGGCAATTGAAGCAGGGCAAGCCGCCATGAAAAGGTCCTTGAACAATGTGGATGCACGGATGCTGGTCAAATTGGAGGCGATAGAGAACACTCTGGCCAGAATAGTGAGACAACAAGCAGCTATTCAAGCAACGCCTCTCAGCAACCACTCCAAAATCGATTCGAGGGCCGTGCCACCAAACTTCGAGGGAATCGCCGGCAGGTATTTTTACATCGAAAGAAGTTTAGTGACCACCTGGGCATCGGCTGTAGCCACCTGTCGTGACATGGGTGGATCTCTGGCGACGTTCAGGAACGAAACGGAACTGAATGAAGTCAGGAAACATCTGCCCAATGGAAGCTCCTACTGGCTTGGCCTCAACGATCGGAAAAAAGAGGGAGAGTTCGTTTCGGCAGCGTCCGGAAAGCCGGCCAAATACTTCAAGTGGTTTCAAAATGAGCCCAGCAACACTGGAAACTATCAGCACTGCGTTTCTTTTTACAACGGAGAAATGTACGACATTGCTTGTGACGAGTACTTGTACTTTATTTGCCAAGACACCGAATAA